ACAAAGggatcaatttcttttttactaaCTAACTGAGTAAATCGAAAGATTTTCACGATTCTATTTCTacatgtataataaatgcatCAAGATCACAACAGTTAATTACTCTAAACTCTTTTTGGTACTCCTACTATTAATATGGTTGTGTTTGAGAGGCAAAATCGAAAACGTTGTTTTGATTTCACACTCATTTTATATCAGTGtagttattttttcataatcaGCTTATTGGCAATTTGCTCATAATCAACTATCAAAGGGATTGATAGTTATCACAGAGATATCGTAGCTCTAATGCTTTGTCATTGTTTCCAACTTTAGAGTTTTATATAGTAATTTGAATCAATCTaacttacatatttaatttgaaatgctTATCGCCCTACATATCTTTTGACTTCTCGACACCTAAAGAGGCCACTAACGACATTAGACAAATACACGGTCAATTGTCTTTTATATgctactctctctgtcccattaaatatgcaacatttgttttttagcacgagattttatatagtgttattttgtgagttaatgaaaagaaagtacataagagagaagaaaaagtacaaagaatattgtttctatttttagaaacgtttcatttttaatggaataaacgaaaaaaaacatttcatttctaatgggacagaggagGTATAGTAGTTTTTAGTTTCGTTATGAATGATACGATGGGATATGGATCACAATGTCAATTGTTGACGATGAATCACAACTCAAATGAAAATACTCTTCATCTGCAACCCATAATGACGAATCGCAACTCAAACGAAAAAACTCTTCATTTGCAACCAATAATGACGAATCGCAACTCAAACGAAAAAACTCTTCATCTCTAACCAATAGACTAAGGAGGAATGGAGGATTTGAGTCACCTAACATCTTTGTTATAGTATTACTAAAGAATTAAGGATGTTGTGTGAGCATTGTACATTTATAATGTATCTTTATTAGATTTTATTGAAAGATAATAAtgactttaaaatttataatgttcCGTGCaagaatagtagtagtattactaTAATAAGAATATgggatttaataaataaatcaataaaaattgagtGGGTTCTAGTTAGACCATGCATGATTTTACGACAAATATGTTGTATGTAGTTGTGGAAGACGAGAAAAAGTAAACCAcaccttaattaattaactcatCTTTTAAACTGTTTGATTAACTATAGCCGTCTTAGCAATTAGTGGGAAACTAAGTGAAGAGACTAGAATTGTGATATCAGCAACGTTTGTActcttttaattatataataacaCTACTTGTTCCAGGGTTGATATCtagtttgtttatttttgtttttatgggGCGTCcgattaaatttaaattaaatcgcacttaattttattttataaactacTATAAAAGATTGCTTTAATTAGGCGTGAAAAATCAATATGAGATGAACGATATGGAGACGATCAAGTTATTTGAAAGATGTTCATATTCTTTATGGTAAATTGCCAAATGAAACATGAAAGAGGTTAAATTTTGGTCCGTTCCatacatttcaaaatttggaaattaaattacaaaagatgtatatttcataattatcaaATCCGTCTCATCATCAACGAAAGATGGGATGATTGGCGGCCGGTTTTAAACACGCAAGTATCATATCTATGTTAAGGTGATACATGTCTATGTGGTGGGTGACGTGTATAAATTCAGCTAGCACATCATCGTATATGTCTCCAGAGATGAGATAGGTTAGAcaattgcaaaattttcatgttttatgatttacttttcatattttgaaaaatgtgagaTTGACCAGATTTGACCATCTTTTATGATTTATTCCTATTCTTATAAGCATAAAAGATACTCCATGTGAGACTCGTACCAAAATACATTGTGCTAATTGCGAATTATTAATCCAAACATCAAATCAGATTTTGATTCTATTATGAACTTGAGTCTTATTCAGAATACAAGCTGGCCAAAGACAATGATGTCccactatatttatatacatctAGCAACttgaaaatgtaaattaagTTCTACTATTATACAGCAAATTTGTGGTGCTCAATTAATTCGaatataacaaataacacCATGAAGTATAAAcatatgattaaaaattgGGGATACATGTACCAATGGATTGAGGACATTATAAAGAAGCTTTTGGAAATGGGTACTTCTACTATTTATATAAGcagatttttaataaataaaactatagcCTTTTcaatactccatttatttgTGTTAAGGTTGTGTTTAAGATAGACATGTGTAGATTAAAGAATCTCAATCTTTGGATTCCACTCATGCTTTGGAATCACCTAATTAAAGTAGTGGAGTTATGTTAATGGTCCATTTTCTCCATTTGCGTACCAGTTAAAGAAGCCCACTTTTTTACcctttcattttcaaatatttttatttaatttcagaaataaaatgaacGTCTGCTCAAAACTTGTTACATAGTGATTAATGATAGTGCACCCGATCACGATCACGATCACGATCACGTACGATTAAATGTcaaatgtatttattttgacaTAATTTGAATACCTGGGAGACTTATAAAATCTatataaaattgtgaaatcGGTAATTTTGAATTCCTTAATGCTTTGTGATTCAACTTCACAAAGTGTTCTCGTTCCTTCTGCTGTCCATTTTTTTGATGTCGCACCACTTGCAATTGGTGTCTTCTCCCGACGCTTTCTCGTCGTCTTCTCTAATCAGGCGACTTCTACTCGACTGTCCATCAACGACATGTACATAACCAAAATAAAGTTGTACTAACCAATTGGTATTTAAAAGCATTTGAATGATTAAAAGAAAGCGAGTTCTAAATATTAAaccaacaataaaaatatattagattCAACTACTTAAAAATCCTATAATCCTAAATAATTAGTCCCATGAATTGTGagactaaaaatataacaacaatGAATTGAGAGACTAGAATCCTACTAAACAAATTATATGATTCTTAAAACTATGCAAAATACGACTTTATCAATGGCCAGTCCAACGTAATGGCATTTGtgataaaaatagaagaagaatatgaagaaggtgatgatgaaattgaagaagaacAAAGAATATAGAGTGAGAAGAAGTGAGGgagtgaagtatatttatCGAGGgaagaaatatgaaatgaCAATCGATAAATGTGAGAATTGTTGGCATCGTAACGGTAAAAATGAATAGAAgcattttttagaattaatttgaCTTTTTGCAATATGTGAGATGCCGATTGGTCGAGAGGAGTGAATGGAGACAAGTGAGGCGGTAGAGTCGTCATATGCGCGGCTGGGTTTTTACACTATACAACGTGCTGAACAGTGTGAAATGAACGACACactctataaaaaaaatttcaagtgCGATTGCTATTTGCACATGCTATTATAGTATAAGATCACTTGTTACGATATTTTTATCATGCCTTATACTTTTACTAATGTACATCATAATATCACAATTCAGTTATATGATACGTGGTTCAATTTGGacttactaaaaatgagtGCATGTACTTGTTACATGAACAATGAACCCTACGATATGCAATTATGCTCACtactagaaaaaagaaaaagacacTCATCTCAAATCCATATGCTTTAGTAAGCACTACTATCTAGTATACTATGTCACTAAGATTTGCTGAGAGGTGTATATCGTAAGATTTTAACGagaataaatagtagtattacattttattaatattatagttTAGAGAACGCTGTATTAATGGAATAATTGGGAATGAACACATTAatctaatagtaataatatctactagtagtacaatattatttcaaaaagtccaaaatatgaatattaggAATACTCTGTGTTAGCACTTATCCTATATAATCCAATTTATCCTACTGGAAAAGTATTTAGCGAAAAACCCAATTTTGTGTTTccaataatatttgtaataatattagtaaataaaatagggTGTAACacctttttataattattaggCTGCCTAGTTTGTTAGCGTAATATGCTCCTAGATTTGAATTTATCCTATAATCTTGACTTATAACCATATATTCCTTGAGGTCAGAGAAGTGTTCAACTGAATTCtcactctctcctctctcctctctccatCACTCTCACTCCAACTCCAATATTCTGAAGCCAATCATATTCCTTCCATAGCAACAGTCAACCAgggtaataaaaagtgaaaaactAGGCAGAGAAGAAACACACACCATGAGCAGAAATGGCTTGATAATTCATAAAGAGGGAATCCACACTGCTCACAAAACATTATCTTCCAACTCTACCTTCAATTCCCTTCTCCCAATTGAAACAATGAACCAATAATCGAAGCAACATGGCCGACAGCACCACAACTTTCCAGCGAGATGTCGAAGAAGAGGAGTCCCAGTTCGGCTCCACCCTCTGCCTCTCCTCCTCCTATTACAGCGTCTTCGTCGTTCGCCTGGCCATCATGGTATCAATCCATATCACTACTTTGTACGACTAATACATGGAGTAcatcttatcaatttttttcggGTTTGTGCAGATAATGCTGGCGATACTGATTGGCCTTTTAACTCTACTAACATGGCACATCACCAGAGTCTACACCACCAAATCCCTCAAAACCTTAGCATACGGCCTCCGCCACGAGCTCCTCCAGCGGCCCCTCCTCCGCATGTGGAACATCCTCAACTCCACCGTCGAGGTCGCCACCGCCCAGGTCAAGCTCTCCGAGTCTGTCATCCGCCGCTACAACAAGCCCGCCGCCTCCCAAGCAGACCAAGTCGAGGTGAATCTCCATCAATCAATCATCATCCCAACATTTCCTCATTTATATTATCATGTATTGATTCATTCATTCTCAGCAGCTTTACCAAGTGATGAAGGAGTTGACGTGGGCCCTCTTCGCCAGCCAGAAAGCTCTCAACTCCATCACTCTCAGCTACCGCAACGGATTCGTGCAGGCCTTCCATCGGAACCACAGAAGCAACAACACATACTACATCTACTCTGATCTCACCAACTACTCAATTGCCACCTCATTTTCTGTCAACCTCCTTTCCTCTCATCAAGGCTGGAATGACCAGTCCATACACACCAACATGACTGCAATTTGGTACCGCCAGCCTCTTGACCCCACCACGGGCGATAAGACTGCAAAGGCCGCCCCAATCCCACCGGACGAGTTGATCAACATAGCCGGGATTTCGCAGGTTCCTGATGGGACTGCCACATGGCATATCGCTGTGAGCAAATACACCGACTCGCCTCTGCTCTCAGCAGCATTGCCTGTTTGGGATGCTTCCCATACAAGCATAGTCGCTGTCGTGGGCGTTACCACTGCTCTGTATAGCGTTGGCCAGTTGATGAAGGAGTTGGTTGAGTTTCATAGTGGCCACATATATCTCACCTCTCAGGAGGGGTGGCTGCTGGCAACCTCCACCAACACTCCTTTGCTGATGAATTCGTCGTCCGGGCCTAAGCTTATGATGGCTGTGGATTCCCAGGAGAGTGTGATTAGGTCAGGGGCTGAGTATTTGAGTCGGGCGTATGGGAACAAGCTGCCTCCGAGTCAAGAAGTTCATATCGAGAGCGCGAGGCTTGGGAACCATCTTTATTACATTGACTCCTTTTTCTTGAACTTGAAGAGGCTTCCTATGGTTTGTGTCCTGTTTTTAACTCtgttttcttgaaatttagCAGTGTTTGCTGATTTTTGCGGGGGAAAAAACGGTTGCAGGTTGGAGTTATCATGATACCGAGGCAATATATAATGGGGAAAGTGGATGAGAAGGCTTTTAAGactttgatgattttgatatcTGCTTCTGTGTGCATCTTGCTGGTTGGGTGGTTCTGCATCTTCATTTTAACTAACGGCGTCTCCAAGGAGATGAAGCTGCGCGCTGCGTTGATAAGCCATCTCGATGCAAGGAGAAGGGCAGAGGCGTCAAACAACTACAAGAGTCAGTTTCTAGCAAACATGAGGTGAGCAGCTGAGATCATGTTTGTTGATTGCATTGATAGAATATACcttgatcaaatttttttgttgacataGCCACGAGCTCCGCACGCCTATGGCTGCAGTGATTGGCTTGCTGGATATCCTCATGAGCGATGACTGCCTCAACAATGAACAGCAAGCGATGATCATACAGATTCGCAAATGCTCCAATGCTTTGCTGAGGCTTCTTAACAACATTTTGGATCTCAGCAAGGTACTGTAACAAAATACTCGTCTTTCAACGTATCAATTTATGTCGTTTAGCAACAATTTTTGAACCAAGATCTCATACTGGCATATGAAATTTTGTGCAGGTTGAGTCAGGAAAACTGATACTAGAAGAAACTGAGTTTGAGTTGGGTAGAGAGCTTGAAGGGCTTACAGATATGTTCTCCGTGCAGCGGATTAACCACAACGTAGAGACTGTTCTTGATCTCTCCGGTATGGTCTTAACCCTATCATCTGTCTGCACTACCTCGCCCTTGCTTAACTTGTAATGATTTATACCGTTGCAGATGATATGCCTAAAGTAGTCCTAGGAGACTCTGGAAGAGTTCTTCAAATTTTCGCAAATTTAATCAGCAATTCGATCAAGTTCACAACCTGTAAGTGAGGAAATACAATCAAACTTGTACAAGAACAATTGAAACAAACAATTAATGAGTGATCTGTGCTTGTGACAGCTGGATACATCATTTTGCGCGGATGGTGTGAGACTGTAGACACGGAGAGTAAGAAAAGAGAGTCTTACCTCCATCCAAAGGAGTCGTGGTGTGCACAGAAGTTGAAACGGAAACGGGAAGCAGCCCAAGGGAAGATATGCTCCAAGAAAGACAACAAAATGATGATTTGGTTTGAAGTTGATGACACTGGCTGTGGTAAGaatacatatatttacatatgaaACGCAACGACACATTCTAACCTTTCTTGATTCTCTTATATCAGGAATTGATCCTGACAAATGGGAATCAGTTTTCGAGAGTTTTGAGCAAGCAGATCCGTCAACTACTAGGCTGTAAGCTACTTATAATTTTCAGCAATCCTGTTATAatgttattgtttttaatttagggAATCTTACAAAATCTTCTGCTCTCAGGCATGGCGGAACTGGTCTTGGTTTGTGCATCGTCCGAACCTTGGTGAGAGTTACATGGATTCTTGAAAAAATAACTTCAAGTTGATGATGTTGTAGCTCTTGCTTGGACTTTAATGGTGGTGAAAATTTTGACAGGTGAACAAGATGAATGGAGAAATCAAAGTGGTGAAGAAGAGTGGGCCGGGAACTCTGATGCAGCTGTATCTGCTTCTCAACACACCTGCTGAGACGACGAAGCAGCATTACCATTTAAACTTCAAAGACCACAATCTAACTGTGAGTGTTCAGTTCCCTTTTTTAGACAGTATGCTGGTCTTGAAAGCTTTAgaaactattaattattgaagCTGAATACAGGTGTTGCTTGCACTTAATGGCAGAATGACCAGAATGATCATGACAAAATGGTTGCGGGAAAAAGGAGTTCAAACACACGAAGCATCTGAATGGAACGAACTCACGTTAaatcttcaagatttcttcacaAATGATAACTCACAAATGCCACAGTCAGAAACTCAAGAATCAAACTTTGGAAGCAGCTTTTTCATCATAATCATCGACGTTGGACTGCTCGACTTGAGCACTGAGCTGTGGAAGCAGCAGCTCAATTTTCTAGAGGAGTACTGCGCTGATAGAGCCAGCTTCGCATGGATCTTGAATCACGACACCTCCAAAGTGGTCAAGGCTGAACTCCGAAAAAGAGGGCATCTGTTAATGGTTAACAAACCTTTATACAAAGCAAAACTAGTTCAGATTTTTGAGGCAGTCATCAAAAGAGACAGAAACTTGCACCTACAAACTCCAGCAGCAGATCACGAGTTTCATGAAATCGATTCTCTTCAGTCCCCTTCAGCCAGCTCGGATGAGTCTGAAAAGCTGGACAATGATAGCTGCAATGTGATTAGAGGAAGTGAGTATTTCAGCAGAGGACCTCTGTGTCAAAGCACGCTGAGCAGCTCCTGTGCCGATTACATCCATGTAAACCTAGAGGACGACGTCTCTATCCTCAGTAAAGAACAGTCTTCCACTAAATCATATAATGAAGACAAGGAAGGTGGCGCTGCAAGCTCATGTAAGGCCGTGAATGAGCAGAAAAGGCCTCTTGAGGGCCTCTGCATCCTTCTTGCAGAAGACACGATCGTCCTCCAGAGAGTTGCAACGATCATGCTGGAGAAAATGGGAGCAAGAATCGTAGTTGTAGGGGACGGGATTCAGGcagtggatgctctaaaaaaCAAGAGCCAATCTAATGAACACAATGATGCCAAAGCATTGCCATATGACTTGATATTGATGGACTGTCAAGTAAGTTAACAATTTCTGCATCACTAGTAACAAGATAGGGATTCTCATAGTATTCTTTTGTGATTTTGCAGATGCCAAAAATGGATGGGTATGAAgcaacaaaagaaataagaagatGGGAATGTGGAAGTGGTTGGCACATTCCAATAGTTGCACTCACAGCTCATGCAATGTCTTCTGATGAAGCCAAATGCCTTGAAGTTGGCATGGACGCGTATCTAACTAAACCCATAGACTGCAAGCTTATGGTTTCCACCATTCTTTCCTTAACTAAAGGAACGTGATCCGAGTCGGACTCATACGTTTCATCTCATATTCCGACACTATCAATGCATGCAGTTAACTAAGCCTTGgtgcttgattttgttttaaggATAAGATATACAGTTTCCCACAGCAGCAGTAGATGGAATAGAGAGCCAAATTGTAAATTTAGTGCTCAAGCTTTTACCTTTCTTGAAATGATTTTAGGAGTTGGTGTACTGATCATTTACCAAATAACTGAAAACATAAAGCTCTTGCTACACGTGTATATGGTTTTATAATTGTATTAAGGGGTGACAGATAAAAATAGGCCATCTCATattcatatcaaattattGTGAGAATTGTCTACATAGAACTGAGCTCATTACATTCCAATGAACACTCAATTAAGTGTATGTTCAAGAAGCTGGTTAAGCGAGAGCAAGTTCTATTTCCTCCAAAGATCGGCCCTTGGTTTCCACCACGTTACCACTTACGTACATAATTGCTAGAATGCAGACGCTACCAAATCCCAGGTATACTGTACTCAGGCCGAATCTATTCACAATGCTCAAGAAGTACAACCCGATCACGAAATTCGATATCTGTTACAACCAAGAAACACACAGCTTCAACAACCAAGCGAATTTCATCATATTTTCTATCTACACATATACTGTTATGCACTTAGTTCAATTCAATAGTCAACTAGAATTTAGAAAGTTTTTGTTCACAGATGAATGTAATCACTCCAACACACCGAGGCCAGTATTGCCATGAAAAGAATgccaaaatagaataatttcTCACCCAATGCGTTCCCAGAGATAAAGCCATTGCTTTTGCTCGGATTCTTGAGGCAAATATCTCAGGAAGTAGCAGAGCAGGGACTGGACCAGCGCCAAGAGAGAACGACAGCACATAACTGCACAAAGAAACACGGAAACAAATTTCAGTGACTTCATATACAAAACATTACATGTTCGAATTGATGTGGGTACAAAAACTTACAGGACAGTGCCAAGTACAGCAAGTGTGCCCGAGTAAGGTGTCAAAGCCTTCCAACTGAAAGTCAGGGAAAGCAGCAGCATAGAAGCACCCTTTGAAAGAAGAGAAACGGAAACACATAAATGAAGCACATTACGAGACCAGAATGCAACAAACTTATAGGAGTAATGTCGACAGTAGTTCCTCTGCATAACGTATTTAGAAGAAATATAGGATAATGGGTacctaataataaaaacagCAACTATAACTGTTAAGGTATTGCTAGATAATGAATCATACCATTCCTGCAAAACTTGTAATTAAAAGACTCTTCCTTCCTTGTTTATCCATCAACGAGATTGCAACAGTTGAGCCTGGCAAAATGTACACACGCAATCTGTAAAACGTCTACATAAAGGCCTTATTCATCAATCGACTAGAAAGtcgaaaaaaaaactaaccaATAACATTTGCAACGCCAACTAGAGCACTGGCAGCAACATCAGATTTAATACCAGCTGTTCGGAATACCGAAGTAGAGTAGTAAACAACAGCATTGATCCCAGCAAACTGCTGAAACAAGAAGAGAGCTGCACCAACACTCACAACTGCAACacgaaatattataaatttccTGGACACGCCAAACGCTGCAGGAGcgattattaaaaataaagactACAACAACACAACACTGCAGGAGcgattattaaaaaataaagactaCAACAACACATTCAGTAGCTTAGCCAAGGCTAATGTAATGCATGAGCTAAAGAGTGAGGTGTATTATTGTACttctaaaatgataaatgtaaTCTCAATCTCATGAAAAATCTTTTAGTTCATATATACCTTTTCGGTAGCGGTTGCTAAAAAGATCGAGCCATCCAGCTTCTGGTTCAGAGGAATCTCGACCTGCTGCATCCAGATCACCCATAACCTCAGCAACTCTTTCCTTCCCAAATAGCCTCTTTATGGACACTTCCGCTTCAGCAATTCTCCCTTGCTTCAGTAGAATGTGCCTCATTTTTAGcatatatatcatataaatTCATGCAAGAACCCCCCACCAAAAGTAAGCAATTCATCGTTATGAAGTTCATTTGTAACCTGATAAAGCCATCGAGGACTTTCAGGAGAAAAGGCCATTCCTACTGCCAATAGTACAGATGGAACAAGTGCAATAGTAAACATTGTCCTCCACCTTTTCATAACAGAGACCAAAAGCAGAATGGGATAGAGACGattaatagaaattaaatattgttgcAAGAAATTCAGTTACATCACCCAACCAAGCAATATTGCACTGAAGGCGATGTCGAAGACATGGAAAAACGGATGAGTTTTGTGTTACAGtgttcaatattttaaaactgaTTAATATAATGAAGAATAGATACATTTCGACTCATCAAAGGAGGGTAGCTAATGACAATAAACAAGAAATGGAGGTGGTAAAATTAATTCCATTCGGTTATAACTTGGAAACTTGGTGGTTCTCTGGCATACTAAAAATCAGAATATTAAGAAATGAGACTGTTTTCTCTGTCAGGAGTCTGATATTATCAACTACAAAATACCTGTCAATAGCATATCTCAGTTACAAAAACATATCTCAGTTATTTAGAACATTTAGTATCacaaatatatttcaatacaAGACCATATTTGCAAGAAGGAAATACCACAACGGATTCCCTGCCAGAGGCAGTCCAGCCACCAATGCTGCTAGGATCCCAATGCATATGGATAACTGATTGACAGATCCAAGAGTGCCACGAATTTCAGTGGGTGAGATCTGGTTATGAAAGAATGTCAGATGTATGACACAATCATTAGGGAAATAATATCAAACAGCTCCATTAAAGAATACCTCGGAAATGTAAAGCGGCACAATAGCTGATGATATGCCTATTCCAACTCCAGTAAGCACACGACCAAGTATCATTGTCTCTACACTTTTTGCTATGCCACTGAGATACATGATTAAAGTTTAGataatagtactatcattttGTTATCTGCGGCAAAGATCAGAAGATGGATTCTAGTACAATACAAACCTAAGAAATACCCCTGCTGCAAGTGGAATTACATCCAGCATAAAAGTTTTAGTTCGCCCAATTTTATCAGCCAGCAAACCTCCAGTAAAAGAACCAATAGTTGCACCAGCAAGCAGTGCGCTAACAACCCAGCCTGTGTCAAATACAGGCAGCATAAGAAACTTCCTAATTAGAAAAGAAGATACAATTCAGAGTATTCACAAATAGAAACTTTCCTTTGTAGATATACGATCAATATCGTAATGTTTTgatgtaaaatattatattcattGACCATGTTTGATGATACATTCCCCCTGGTTGGCTTCCCAGGAAATATTAGATGACATGATAGATGCATCTTATATTTTTCCCATTTCTATACtaaccaaaaaacaaaaaataaatggtaTGTTCATTTGCACCCACTTTGAATAACTTGCCTTGTAACACTGTGTTCTCAGTAATCCCAAGATCCTTGGAGAGGTACTCTAAAGCTCCATTTACGACCCTGAATAAGATAAGTGTTACAGTATGACATGAATAGGTGATCGCCAAATCACGCGAAAAAGCAAAGAAAACGTCTTGTGGCCTATATGAGTACTAGAAATGTACACGATTCACCAAAAACTATtgaaaaaaagagtgaaaataGATATGAAATGCATACCCCAGATGATATCCAAACAGAAAGGCCCCTAAACAAGCAATACCAACATATGGATAGACGTTCCCAGATGATTTCACTTGGATTTTGGCAGTTTCAAGATCACCTTCTGTCACTCACAAAAATGCTAATAACTCAATCAAGCAGTTGGAAAGTATAAGGAAGCATAAGCAGTGCTCACCACAAACTCAACACAGTCATTCATCAAACAAAAAGGTGTATTCAAAATTATGTATACTAATGCCCCCAAGTACCCATGATCACAGCAAAATGAACACAATCACGATTAAAACCGAGGTATCAACCAAAAAGTAAAGAATCAGATTgaagaaaatacaaaccaGAGGCTTGAGCTCTGAGTGATCTGTTCTTGGCTGATGATCCATTTACACTTTGAACACTCACACTTCCTGCCATTGAACACTATCGTGACCTGGTTCTTTTGAAACCGAACGAAAAAGTAGGATCCAAACCGATTTAGCTCTGATTGAAAAAGAGAGAGCCTGCATTTGCACTAGTATAGCCTTCCCCAAAAGTCAacaaacatgaaattttaCACCAGAAAGGCTAAACCGTTTAAATGCAAGCcttaattgagaaattaaGAGGCGACATTAAATCGATGGACTACCGATCATCAAATGAGAAATAGAGGAAATGGAGgcaatataattttttattggaaaattttaCTTCCATCTCAACCATTTTCATAATCTTCTTCACATTCTCTGTAATCTACAGAGCGCCACGTGTCTCAATCTACGTAGTCGAGGTTGGCAAGTCATCATCGGTAAGCTATCAAGCAAGATTTTTGTTCACAATTATATTCATCTGAAATAGAATTGGTGTATTCA
The genomic region above belongs to Salvia hispanica cultivar TCC Black 2014 chromosome 3, UniMelb_Shisp_WGS_1.0, whole genome shotgun sequence and contains:
- the LOC125213358 gene encoding plastidic glucose transporter 4-like isoform X1 encodes the protein MAGSVSVQSVNGSSAKNRSLRAQASEGDLETAKIQVKSSGNVYPYVGIACLGAFLFGYHLGVVNGALEYLSKDLGITENTVLQGWVVSALLAGATIGSFTGGLLADKIGRTKTFMLDVIPLAAGVFLSGIAKSVETMILGRVLTGVGIGISSAIVPLYISEISPTEIRGTLGSVNQLSICIGILAALVAGLPLAGNPLWWRTMFTIALVPSVLLAVGMAFSPESPRWLYQQGRIAEAEVSIKRLFGKERVAEVMGDLDAAGRDSSEPEAGWLDLFSNRYRKVVSVGAALFLFQQFAGINAVVYYSTSVFRTAGIKSDVAASALVGVANVIGSTVAISLMDKQGRKSLLITSFAGMRNYCRHYSYKFVAFWSRNVLHLCVSVSLLSKGASMLLLSLTFSWKALTPYSGTLAVLGTVLYVLSFSLGAGPVPALLLPEIFASRIRAKAMALSLGTHWISNFVIGLYFLSIVNRFGLSTVYLGFGSVCILAIMYVSGNVVETKGRSLEEIELALA
- the LOC125213358 gene encoding plastidic glucose transporter 4-like isoform X2 → MAGSVSVQSVNGSSAKNRSLRAQASGDLETAKIQVKSSGNVYPYVGIACLGAFLFGYHLGVVNGALEYLSKDLGITENTVLQGWVVSALLAGATIGSFTGGLLADKIGRTKTFMLDVIPLAAGVFLSGIAKSVETMILGRVLTGVGIGISSAIVPLYISEISPTEIRGTLGSVNQLSICIGILAALVAGLPLAGNPLWWRTMFTIALVPSVLLAVGMAFSPESPRWLYQQGRIAEAEVSIKRLFGKERVAEVMGDLDAAGRDSSEPEAGWLDLFSNRYRKVVSVGAALFLFQQFAGINAVVYYSTSVFRTAGIKSDVAASALVGVANVIGSTVAISLMDKQGRKSLLITSFAGMRNYCRHYSYKFVAFWSRNVLHLCVSVSLLSKGASMLLLSLTFSWKALTPYSGTLAVLGTVLYVLSFSLGAGPVPALLLPEIFASRIRAKAMALSLGTHWISNFVIGLYFLSIVNRFGLSTVYLGFGSVCILAIMYVSGNVVETKGRSLEEIELALA
- the LOC125213358 gene encoding plastidic glucose transporter 4-like isoform X3, which codes for MAGSVSVQSVNGSSAKNRSLRAQASEGDLETAKIQVKSSGNVYPYVGIACLGAFLFGYHLGVVNGALEYLSKDLGITENTVLQGWVVSALLAGATIGSFTGGLLADKIGRTKTFMLDVIPLAAGVFLSGIAKSVETMILGRVLTGVGIGISSAIVPLYISEISPTEIRGTLGSVNQLSICIGILAALVAGLPLAGNPLWWRTMFTIALVPSVLLAVGMAFSPESPRWLYQQGRIAEAEVSIKRLFGKERVAEVMGDLDAAGRDSSEPEAGWLDLFSNRYRKVVSVGAALFLFQQFAGINAVVYYSTSVFRTAGIKSDVAASALVGVANVIGSTVAISLMDKQGRKSLLITSFAGMGASMLLLSLTFSWKALTPYSGTLAVLGTVLYVLSFSLGAGPVPALLLPEIFASRIRAKAMALSLGTHWISNFVIGLYFLSIVNRFGLSTVYLGFGSVCILAIMYVSGNVVETKGRSLEEIELALA